The Raphanus sativus cultivar WK10039 chromosome 2, ASM80110v3, whole genome shotgun sequence DNA segment CCAaatagattaatgattaaaaaatattaaataactttttcaaaaaccaaaataattaaaaaattaaatagtgtcaattttaataatgctaatgtcactatctaatcaataaactcaaactctatatcctaaatccaaattctaaatcctaaattctaaattataaacccaaactctataccctaaacctaaatcttaaaccctaaacccaaaccataaatcataaacccaaaaacatgaactctaaacccaaacatataccctaaacccaaatcatagactctaaacccaaaacgtaaatacaaaatccaaactctataccctaaatatttagattaatattgatgttgttcttttgaaatttaagattgaaaattaaagtttagatttagagtcatggtttgggttacggtctagagtttgggtttaggatctacggtttggatttagggtttatggtttaggtttagagtctaagatttgggtttagggtctagggtttgagtttagggtatagttttgggtttagagtttagattttttggtttatgatttatggtttgggtttaggatatagagtttgggtttataagttaaaatttagggtttagaatttggatttagggtttagaatttggatttaggatatagAGTTTGACTTTAGGGATTAAATAGTgatattagcattattaaatattatattatttattttttaaattattttatcattaatctagttgacaatttaattagttattagggaagtggtgaatttaaaggttcaccataggagGTGAATCcaatagggggtgaacccaagtcttgtccttaTTTCAGCTAATCCGTGTGTCATTAACATGAGTCAGGTTCTCTCATTTGTGATCATGCATCATGGTCGAGCCTAAAATCTCAAATAGTTGAAGATTCATCGGTGTCGGATTATTTGACagaaactatatttttaacCCGATTCAAGATCATATTCACTCGATACCATATCAATCGGTTAAAGAATAGCTTATATAGGTAGTGGTGATAAGCACATCATAAACCTCAAAACTTATAACCTGAGTCCCTCAAGACCTCAACACGCCTTTCCGTTTAAACACATCAAACATAGTGAATTTTTGCAAAGGAATAAAATAGAACCAAGATCAACTAGAAAGTACCAAACTGAATTTTCGAAGCTACAAAGACAAAAGGCTAACGCCATTAGTTCACGAACGAACTCTCTCGTCttctgcatcttcttcttcttcttccttaagTCTAAGGAATCATGGactcttgtcttcttccttgggCTGATTATCTATAACGGGTGGTTTCTTCTCAGCGTCGACAAAGCGACCAGTCATTGGATCAACAGGGCGAGTGTCTCGTTCTCCACCTTTACGTCCCATAGCCACcattggaggaggaggaagtaAACCGGATCTGAAAAGGAGACGCTGAACCGGGTCTGATGCCTGGGCACCAACAGATAACCAGTACctgcacagaaaaaaaaaagccgaACAAAATGtctatgaataaaaaaaaaactacattcAGAACAAGAAGTTTGATTGTGTGACCAGGTTTTATGCAATCTTGGCAATGTGTTCTGCTACTATCTAGAC contains these protein-coding regions:
- the LOC108823565 gene encoding 30S ribosomal protein S16-2, chloroplastic/mitochondrial — protein: MVVRLRLSRLGCKNRPFFRVMAADSRSPRDGKHIEVLGYFNPLPGQDGGKRMGLKFDRIKYWLSVGAQASDPVQRLLFRSGLLPPPPMVAMGRKGGERDTRPVDPMTGRFVDAEKKPPVIDNQPKEEDKSP